One Pagrus major chromosome 11, Pma_NU_1.0 genomic region harbors:
- the tm2d1 gene encoding TM2 domain-containing protein 1, translating into MAASRRRLVCLRSGIWSLLFYCVYSHLKLVLAEEVDSCDNLRLGQYLCKDPKIDEATQEPENCRDMTAWVECLPAPNISCRLSNGTEFRFSGEEVGFNKTIPCRNVSGYSYKVAVALSLFLGWLGADRFYLGYPALGLLKFCTVGFCGIGTLIDFILIAMQIVGPADGSNYIVDYYGARLTRLSITNQTYRKPHLPL; encoded by the exons atgGCGGCCTCCCGGAGACGGCTGGTTTGTTTACGCTCCGGGATCTGGAGCctcttattttactgtgtttactcTCATCTGAAGCTCGTCCTGGCGGAGGAGGTGGACAGCTGCGACAACTTAAGACTCGGACA GTATCTCTGTAAAGATCCAAAGATAGATGAAGCCACTCAGGAGCCGGAGAACTGCAGGGACATGACGGCCTGGG tggAGTGCCTCCCAGCTCCAAACATCAGCTGTCGGCTCTCTAACGGGACGGAGTTCAGGTTCAGTGGGGAGGAGGTGGGCTTCAACAAAACCATCCCCTGCAGGAACGT GAGCGGTTATTCCTACAAAGTAGCTGTGGCTTTATCTCTGTTTCTCGGCTGGCTGGGAGCGGACCGCTTCTACCTGGGATACCCTGCTCtcg gaCTGTTGAAGTTCTGTACTGTTGGTTTCTGTGGAATCGGCACTCTGATCGACTTCATACTGATCGCCATGCAG ATCGTGGGTCCAGCTGACGGATCAAACTACATCGTGGATTATTATGGCGCCCGACTGACCCGCCTGTCCATCACCAACCAGACCTACAGGAAGCCTCACCTGCCTCTGTGA